In the genome of Salinigranum halophilum, the window CGCTCTCGGAGTGGTGAGCGGGAGACGCCGCCAGAGGTTTGTCTCTCGTCGGCTTCTCACACCCCTGCACGTCACCGGAATCGACCACCTCGTCCTGTACGCGACCGACGTCGAACGGACCTGTGAGTTCTACGCGGAGACCTCGACGTGGTGACCGTCGAGACGTTCGCCGGCGGTCGCGTCGCACTCTCGTTCGGTACCACGAAGCTCGACCTCCACCCCGCTGGCGACGAGTACGAGCCACACGCTGCCGACCCCGCGCCGGGGTCGGCCGACTTCTGTCTGGTCGTCGACGAGCCGATTCGGGCCGTCGTCGAACGAATCGAGAGTGCCGGCGTGTCGGTCGTCGAAGGTCCCGACACCCGGTCGGGTGCGCGTAGCGAGATGGCGTCGGTTTACGTCAGAGACCCGGACGGGAACCTCGTGGAGTTCGCTCACTACCGAGAACCCGAGTGAGACGGGGGCGAACGGCGAGAACAGCGAGCCTCAGTCGTCGGAGGCGACCGGCGTGGCCTGCTGTGCGTCGTAGCCTTCCCGTTCGAGGCCGTCCGCGAGCGCCGAGAGGACGTACTCGACGTTCTTCTTTCGAGCCGAATAGCCCATGCAGCCGATGCGCCAGATGTCACCCGCGAGGTCGCCGAGCCCGGAGGCGATCTCGAGGTCGTACTCGTCCAGCAGGTACGAGATGACCGCGCCGTCGTCGACGCCGTCGGGGACGCGCACCGCGTTCAGCGAGGGAAGCCAGTACTCGTCGGGCGCGTTCATCTCGAGGCCCATGGCCTCGAGCCCCGACTTGAGTTCGCCCGCGACCGCCAGATGGCGCTCCCAGCGGTTCTCGATGCCCTCCTCAGCCACCAATCGGAGCGCCTCGCGCAGCGCGTAGACGTTCGTCACGGGGGCGGTGTGGTGGTACGCGCGCTCGTCGCCCCAGTAGCCTTCGAGCAACGAGAGGTCGAGGTACCACGACCGCGGCTCTTCCTCGCGGGAGAGCACCTTGTCCATCGCGCGG includes:
- a CDS encoding VOC family protein, whose amino-acid sequence is MSGRRRQRFVSRRLLTPLHVTGIDHLVLYATDVERTCEFYAETSTW
- a CDS encoding VOC family protein, coding for MTVETFAGGRVALSFGTTKLDLHPAGDEYEPHAADPAPGSADFCLVVDEPIRAVVERIESAGVSVVEGPDTRSGARSEMASVYVRDPDGNLVEFAHYREPE